AAGTTTTTGAGTCCCCGGCACTCTTCTTAAGACCCCATCTTCTTCTTAAAAATGTCCGTTTTCATTGGCAAAAAGGGATCTATGTGGATGCGGAGAAGCTCGCCCTTGAGGCGATCTCGAAATCGGGAAACATTCTCGCCTTTGATAGACCAGAATCTTTTAGTTTAAAAATTCTTTCCGGAGAGATCCGGATCCCTTATGGAAGTTTGGAGAAATTGATCAATGGCAGGTTGCTCGCCTTTGCGGATTCTCCTCTTCGCAAAATACATATCTCTCCGATTTTTCATAAAGGTACTTGGAAACTCAAAATGAGCGGAGAGGTCAAACTGGTTGTTTGGGTAGCTTTTGAAGGAATAGCAAATATGAAGATCGATTCCGAATCGGGAAGGATACTTCTCGAAAATGAATCCCTTCAGGCCCTGCTCAATCCGTATACCAAAGAACTGTTAAATACTGTAGGAGTTTCTTTTGAAGATCTGATTCGTTTCCCGAAAGGAAAGGGTCTTGTGATCTCAGGAAATCGGATCTTCTTCGAACCATTCTCCGTTTTTCCCGATCCAGCTGTGGAAGGAAGGATCGCCGAAATTAAGTTAAACGAAGAGACATTGCAGATAGGCTTCGTTCAGGAACAAGAACTGCCGCTTCCTAAGACCAATTCCAAGAACTATATCTATGTTCTCGGGGGGAAGCTTCTCTTCGGAGGGATCCAAGTCCACCAAGGCAGGATACTCTTGCAGGATAAGAATGAATCTTCTCCCTTTGAATTCTCTTTTGCCCAGTATCGCAAGACTCTCTCTTTATCCGAAGTAAAAATGGAAGAAGATGGAAGTGTTTTGATATCTATGCCGGATTCTTCACCTTTAGATTGAGTCCGCTTATCATTTAGAAATAAATTTTAGACATATCCAGTTTGTATGATCTACTAACTCTGCGCTGCTTGATTTTTGTACATTCAGAAATTTTAAACTACTAAAAACATAAAATTTCCATCTCGGGAAAAAAACGGGAACTCTCTCGGGTCTTGTGTGTATCAGCGTGGAGGAATAGACCGTGAGTTACCTAAAGAACAAAAAAAATCCATTTATTGAAGAGTTTAGATCAGCCAAGAAGATCTTGGTATCGGCCATTTTCTTATTGAGTTGCGGCCTCTTCGGATGCACCCTTTCTACTGTTCGCCAAGGATATCCTTCCGACTATGTTTATAAAGGGGACCTAAGAGGCCTTAAGGTTACTCTCACAAAAGGACATTCTATAAATACAAGGGATCCTTATACACAGAACTACACTCCTCTGATGATTGCCGCGAGAGAAGGAGAAATTGCAATTGCAGAGTTCTTGATCAAGAACGGAGCGGATGTAAATGCAAAGACGAGGGATGGTCATACTGCTCTTATGATGGCGGCTTATAATCGAAATCCGGAATTCGTGGAGTTATTGCTAAGGAACGGAGCAAAGGTGAATGTAAGAAGCATACAGGGCCATACTGCTTATTCTGAAGTTACCTTGGATGATTCCGTTCGAGTTAAGGAGTTGCTTAGTACCTTCGGTGCTAAGTCCAGATAATGAAATCCTTCGTTATTATTGCCTTTCTTTGGATCGCGTTAGGATCTTGCTCTAATGATTCTGCCTGCGATCGAGGCTGCAATAATAACCTTTCCGTTTGTCTTTTGTTAACAAAGGGATCTAAAAGTCCTCTCGGAGTTTACTATATATGCGAAACCTTTCATACTTCTTGCGTAAATGCATGCTACTATTCCGGCACGAACGTTAGAACTTATCGTGGAGGAAGTTCTCGAGGAGGCTCAGGCGGAGGATCCGGAGGGGACGGTGGAGAAAGTGGCGGCCATGGGGGAGGAGGTCACGGAGAAGGAACTATATTTTAGATTTTCTTAAAACTCTTTTGAAAATAAGAGCCATAGATTACTCACAAGACCCTGGAATGAAAAAAAGAAGAGACCGAAAATACCGGTCTCTTCTAAAGATATAAAGAGCTATTTTGCAAAGCCAATTTGGGAGGCTTTTGCTTCAAATTTTTCTTCTTTTCTCTCCGCTACCTCATCAAAGTACGTTTCGTAATTCGGGAAATTCGTTCCCATGATCCTATCCCAGAAGTTGAAGTATAGACTGTAATTTCCATGAAACTTCTGATGATGTTGGTTATGGTGGGTAGAGGTATTGATCCACTTGGTTATCGGATGACTTGCCCATCCTTTAGGCAAGAATTCATATCCAAGATGCCACCAGATATTCATGACCATCGCATAGAATGTATGGAACAGGAAGACTCCGAAATGGATCGGAACCAAACTGATAAACGGGACTACATATACTGCTTCTAAAAACGCCTCAGCCCAATGGAAATTATAAGCTGCCAAGGGAGAAGGGTTTACCGATTTATGATGAATTGCATGTACGAAGGTATAGACCTTTTTGTGATGCATAAGTCTATGAGCCCAGTAGAACCAGGTTTCGTGCCAGATAGTGATCAGAACAAAGCTCAAGATCGCGTAAGCCCAACCGTAATCTGAAATCTTAAAATATAAGGCCTTAGGAATATATCCTAACTTTTGAAGACTGAAAGAAATCACTGCAACCAGACTGAACATTACCATAGTCACAGCGGACTGTTTGATCTCGAAGACTACCTTTTCCCATTTAGGGAAACTTTTCTGGATCCTGAACTTATCGAAGTATCCTTTCTTCCAGACCCAAAAGATAAAAAATGCGAGTCCCGCAAGAGGGTAATACCTAATAAAATTCATACTAAGTTGAAAAAGCCCGAAGTTTCGGACACATTCCCAACCAAAATCGCAAGCGTTGATACTCATGCTTCCTCCGAATGATCGAGGAAATTGTATCTCGGGTCTTGAAAAGAGTCGTCCTCTCCGATCGGATCGGAAGGAAATAAAGGTCCGGACCGATCAAACCGGACTTATTTGCTCTTTTTTTTACGGATTTTACTTCGGTATTCGGAAGGAGTGAAGCCGGTTTCCTTGCGAAAAACATCGTTAAAAGTGGATTTGGAGCGAAATCCTGAAGAGTAGGCGATGGAAAGCAAAACTTCCTGCGGATCAGATTCTATTCTTTGTTTTGCCTCTTCTACCCTATGCTCGTTCAATAATTGAAAAAAATTCTTTCCGATTTCATTGTTCAGATATTCGGAAAGTTGGTGGGTGCTGATCTCGAGTTTGCTCGCTAAGAATCCGAGGGTAAGATCTTCCTTTAGGAAAACCTTTTCGTTTTGGAAGAGATTCTCTAAATTGCGCTTGATACTCTCTAGATCCAATCCGTTCAACTGCGAAGCTTTGTATTTCTTCTCTTCTTCTACCACTTTTCTGACTTCCAAAAAGAATTCTGGAAATCCTTGGCGAAGAATATAGAGAGCGCATAAAAAGATCCCGATCAGAGAGCCGACTCCTTCTAATCCTCTTATGGATCCGATAAGCACTGAAAAGAATCCATAGAGAAGAATAAATAGAGTAAAAGAAGCAACTCCGAAGATCGTCAGCATTCTGGCGTCCTTATAGACGACGCAGTATCTAACTTCTGTAAACAGTTTGAATAATATAGAGAACAAGAAAGTAAACATTACGCCCATGGTGCTGAGCACTGGGATCTTTAAGAATAATGGAAGACCAGTGCTTTGCATATTTTGTAAGAGCGCGATCTTTTCGGGGCCGTTGGAAAGATAAAACGGAAGCATCCAAAGTAATACTCCGAGTGCAGGAAGCGTCTTTAGATATAGGATCTTTTTAGGTTCGGGAGGATTTCCCATGGCAAGAAGAAGATAACGTTCTAGAAAGGGGCCCATCAATGCTGAGATAGGAAGATGGGTCAGATACAGACCCGGAAAGAATACGATCATCTTGCAAGTAAGTAAGAATGCGTGAGTGAGAAAGATCCCGACTAAGAAGAAAATGAAAGCGAGTAAATTTTGTTTTTCTCCTCTGGGAGAGGAGAAGATCTCCCCTAAAGAAAATAGAAAAGCGAGACCGATCGAGAAAGCCAGGAATAAGGATGTAGGTGAAAAATTCGCCATATCAGATCAAACTTCGCCGATGCCGATCTTTTCTGCGGCCTTGTTTAAGTACAAATCTGCAGAATACAATCTGGCGCTACCTAATGCGCAGCTTGCCAAAAGATGAGCGTCTATCCAGCCAATCCCATTTCCCGCTAAGGAATTTCTTTCGGAAAAGATCATGGCCTCTTGGTGATTCGCCGTGGGAACTTCTATCAATTGGGAATACTCGGTCAAAAAAGCACTCTTATTCTTAAAATTTCCCAGGCTCAGTTCTCCTTCCACCATGGGATGGCGTCGAACCAAACCCGATTGGAGTAGTTCGACGAGCTTTGGGTCCGATTTACGAAAATGATTGATCCAAACAGAAGTGTCTACCAGCACTCCGCTCATTTAACGCCTTTTCTGCGAGTCGGTCCTTCCGCTTTTGGATCACTTCCTCCTAAAAGGGCTAGTCTTTCCGCAGATTTTTCTCGGATCAGGGCGCGTAGACCTTCCTGCACTAGACGAGTTTTTTCTTGGATGCCGGTGTACATTTGAGCGCTATGGATCAGCTCGTCCGGAATATAAAGAGTGGTTTTGACAGCTAACATATATGGTATTATATGGTGAATATGGATGTAATGTCAAGCTCCAGGGCCGGAAAAGTGGTTCCGAGAAATAGAAATGGCTTCTCACTTCTTATCTATCTTACAAATTAGAAGAAGAGACAGAATTTCGAAGCTTGGGCCATTAACTTATGTCGCATATGAGTGTTTGAAATTCTCGGGACCTGGAAAAAATCCTTCTAAAAGACTTCCCCCTTGCATAAATAATGCCATCTTCCTCGACATCTTGGCTAAAACCTTGACCGGGGACCCTGGGTAAAAATACTGTGTATTTCTAGCTCCTCTTCCGGGAGCCGGGTAGTGAGACATGCCCTCTTAGCTCAGCGGTAGAGCACTTCCATGGTAAGGAAGGGGTCACCAGTTCAAGCCTGGTAGAGGGCTTAGTTCTAATAGGTCTGTAGTTTAATGGTAGAACAAGGATCTCCAAAGTCCTTGGTGGGAGTTCGATTCTCTCCAGACCTGGAGCTCTTCTCCGGAACCTAGAATGTAGGAAGGATTTATTAAGTGAAGTTAGGCGCATTTATACAAGAATGTAGAGAGGAACTGAAGAAAGTTCAGTGGCCGAACAGACAAGAAGTGATGCAATCTACTTTTGTAGTGTTGGGCACCGTATTATTTTTCTCCGCATTTCTTTTTCTTTCGGATACTGCGTTTGTAAAACTCCTGACCGGATTCTGGAATCTGTAAGGGCAGAGGACTAGTGTGGTAACTATGGGTGATTTGAAATGGTATGCGTTACAGACTTATTCCGGTCATGAGAATAAGGTCCAGAAAAATCTGGAGAAACTAGTCCAACAGCGCAAGCTGGAGGAGAAGATTTCTCAAGTGCGTATTCCAACCATGGAAGTCGCCGAGATGAAGAACGGCAAGAAGAAGGTCACTAAGAAGAAACTCATGCCGGGTTACGTTCTTGTTGAGATGGATATGGACGAGGACCTTCGCTTCATGATCCAGAGTCTTCCTTCCGTTTCCACTTTTGTGGGATCGAAAGATGGAGGGCCAGAGCCTCTTTCCGTAGACGAGGTAAAAAACCTATTCGCGGAAACTGGTGAATACAAATCCGAGGAGCCTGTAAGCCCTCGTTTATTGTTCAAAGTGGGAGACAACCTGAAGATTATCGACGGGCCTTTCGCTAATTTTACCGGAGTCGTAGATGAGATCTTCCCTGATAAAGGAAGACTCAGAGTGAAAGTGGAGATCTTCGGTCGCTCCACTCCTGTAGAACTAGATTATCTACAGGTTAAAACCGAACCCTGACCGGTGGGAAACCGGGAGAAACAAATAAGGTGTTTCGCCAATGGCAGCAAAAAAAGTAGTAAAGCAGATTAAGCTCCAGGTTGAAGCCGGAAAGGCCAACCCTGCTCCTCCAGTCGGACCGGCTCTCGGTCAGGCAGGATTGAACATCATGGAGTTCTGCAAGCAGTTCAACGAGAGAAGTAAATCCCAAATCGGGTACAAGCTTCCTGTTGTAATCACAGTATTCTCCGACAGGAGTTTTACATTCATCACCAAGTCTCCTCCGGCGGCTCTTCTTGTTAAGAAGGCAATCGGTTTAGAGTCTGGCTCCGCAACTCCTCACACCGTTAAGGTTGGGAAGATCACTCGCAAGCAATTAGAAGAAATTGCTAAAACCAAAATGGAAGATCTAAACGCAAATGATCTGGACGCAGCCGTTCAAATCATCGCGGGAACTTGTCGCTCCATGGGCGTTACGGTAGAGGGTTAATTATGAAACGCGGAAAGAAATATCGCGCAGCAAAAGAGAAAGTCGACGCAACTAAAGTGTATCCTATCGAGAAGGCTGTTGAATTAG
Above is a window of Leptospira semungkisensis DNA encoding:
- a CDS encoding helix-turn-helix domain-containing protein, giving the protein MANFSPTSLFLAFSIGLAFLFSLGEIFSSPRGEKQNLLAFIFFLVGIFLTHAFLLTCKMIVFFPGLYLTHLPISALMGPFLERYLLLAMGNPPEPKKILYLKTLPALGVLLWMLPFYLSNGPEKIALLQNMQSTGLPLFLKIPVLSTMGVMFTFLFSILFKLFTEVRYCVVYKDARMLTIFGVASFTLFILLYGFFSVLIGSIRGLEGVGSLIGIFLCALYILRQGFPEFFLEVRKVVEEEKKYKASQLNGLDLESIKRNLENLFQNEKVFLKEDLTLGFLASKLEISTHQLSEYLNNEIGKNFFQLLNEHRVEEAKQRIESDPQEVLLSIAYSSGFRSKSTFNDVFRKETGFTPSEYRSKIRKKKSK
- a CDS encoding type II toxin-antitoxin system VapB family antitoxin encodes the protein MLAVKTTLYIPDELIHSAQMYTGIQEKTRLVQEGLRALIREKSAERLALLGGSDPKAEGPTRRKGVK
- the rplK gene encoding 50S ribosomal protein L11, with translation MAAKKVVKQIKLQVEAGKANPAPPVGPALGQAGLNIMEFCKQFNERSKSQIGYKLPVVITVFSDRSFTFITKSPPAALLVKKAIGLESGSATPHTVKVGKITRKQLEEIAKTKMEDLNANDLDAAVQIIAGTCRSMGVTVEG
- the nusG gene encoding transcription termination/antitermination protein NusG translates to MGDLKWYALQTYSGHENKVQKNLEKLVQQRKLEEKISQVRIPTMEVAEMKNGKKKVTKKKLMPGYVLVEMDMDEDLRFMIQSLPSVSTFVGSKDGGPEPLSVDEVKNLFAETGEYKSEEPVSPRLLFKVGDNLKIIDGPFANFTGVVDEIFPDKGRLRVKVEIFGRSTPVELDYLQVKTEP
- the secE gene encoding preprotein translocase subunit SecE; this translates as MKLGAFIQECREELKKVQWPNRQEVMQSTFVVLGTVLFFSAFLFLSDTAFVKLLTGFWNL
- a CDS encoding type II toxin-antitoxin system VapC family toxin, with translation MSGVLVDTSVWINHFRKSDPKLVELLQSGLVRRHPMVEGELSLGNFKNKSAFLTEYSQLIEVPTANHQEAMIFSERNSLAGNGIGWIDAHLLASCALGSARLYSADLYLNKAAEKIGIGEV
- a CDS encoding ankyrin repeat domain-containing protein; this encodes MSYLKNKKNPFIEEFRSAKKILVSAIFLLSCGLFGCTLSTVRQGYPSDYVYKGDLRGLKVTLTKGHSINTRDPYTQNYTPLMIAAREGEIAIAEFLIKNGADVNAKTRDGHTALMMAAYNRNPEFVELLLRNGAKVNVRSIQGHTAYSEVTLDDSVRVKELLSTFGAKSR
- a CDS encoding sterol desaturase family protein: MSINACDFGWECVRNFGLFQLSMNFIRYYPLAGLAFFIFWVWKKGYFDKFRIQKSFPKWEKVVFEIKQSAVTMVMFSLVAVISFSLQKLGYIPKALYFKISDYGWAYAILSFVLITIWHETWFYWAHRLMHHKKVYTFVHAIHHKSVNPSPLAAYNFHWAEAFLEAVYVVPFISLVPIHFGVFLFHTFYAMVMNIWWHLGYEFLPKGWASHPITKWINTSTHHNQHHQKFHGNYSLYFNFWDRIMGTNFPNYETYFDEVAERKEEKFEAKASQIGFAK